TGGCCTGCTTCATCTTCGAGGCGACTGCAGAGATATACGCCTCGTTGCTCGCCAGCGCGAAGCCATGCTGGAGCGAGTTGCCGCCCAGGCCTGCGCCATGGGTAACCTGAATATAGGGGATACCGGCGTCATCCAGCGCGGTGGCGACCTTCACCATCTGCTCGACGCTGATCTGCTCGCGCTTGGCATGCATGCCATCGCGCAGACACATGTCGTGCAGGATGACCTTGCGGCCCTTCAGAGCGTTCGTTGCGGTCATCACGCAGCCTCCGTCGCTTTCAACTTGATTTTCCCGGCCAGGATTTCCTCGGCGAACATCTCTGCGGTACGCGTCGCTGCCGCGGTCATGATGTCGAGGTTGCCGGCGTATTTCGGCAGGTAATCGCCCAACCCGGCCACTTCCATGAACACTGAAACCTTGTTGCCTTCGTAGATCGGACCATTGACCAGCCTGTAGCCCGGCACGTACTTCTGCACCTCGCCGATCATCTTCAGGATCGACTCCGTGATGCGCGCATGATCCGGCTCGTCCTCGGTCAGGCAGTAGATCGTGTTGCGCATGATGAGCGGCGGCTCGGCCGGATTGATGATGGCCAGCGCCTTCCCCTTTTTCGCCCCGCCGACCACCTGGATCGCGTTCGAGGTGGTGTAGGTGAATTCATCCAGATTGGCGCGCGTGCCGGGCCCCACCGACTTCGACGCCAGGCTGGCGACGATCTCGGCGTATTCGACACCCTGCACGCTCGAAACCGCATACACGATGGGGATCGTGGCTTGGCCCGCGCAGGAGATCATGTTCACGTTCATCTCGACGCGGTCGGCGTGCTCGCGCAAATTCACCGGCGGAACGCACAGGGGGCCGATGGCCGCCGGTGTGAGATCGATCATCATCACGCCCAGCTCGTTCAGCTTGCGGCTATTCTCGGCATGCACGTAGGCGCTGGTGGCGTCGAAGGCAATCTGGATGTTGTCATCCAGGACGTGGGGCAGCAGCCCATCCACGCCATCTGCGGTGGTCTTCAGTCCCATCTCGCGTGCCCGCGCCAGACCCTCGGAGTTGGGATCGATACCCACCATCCAAACCGGCTCGAGCACTGGGCTACGCTTGATCTTGTACATGAGGTCGGTGCCGATGTTTCCGGAACCGATCAAGGCACATCGAATCTTCTTCATGGTTTCTGCTCCTGCAATGCGGCGCGACGCTGTCGCTCGGCGCGTTCCGCCATCGTGATTCCGGCCACGAAGAACTCTTCGCCGCCGTGCTCGGTAATGAGCATTCTCACGGTCTCCGGACTGCATTCCAGGCTGCGCGCCACCGCCTCGGTGACCGCAGCGGCGACCTTGCGCTTTTGCTCACCCGTGCGGCCCTGCATCATGTGCATTTCAATGATTGGCATGTGTTGTCTCCGACTCAGTCCTGAGGCTTACTCGACAAAGCGCATCGACACGCTGCCAAGTTCCTGGAAGCGGGCAGTCACGCTGTCACCCGGCTTGACTGCAACCGCTTCGGTGATCCCGCCACTCATGACGAAACTTCCGGCGGGCAAGGTTTCGCCGAGCTCGGCGAGGATATTCACCAGCATGGCGATGGCGTCAGCGGGATGGCCCATCACCGCTGCGGATGCCCCCATGCCGACGATCTCGCCATTCTTCTCCATCACCACGCCGAGCGTTCTGAGGTCGAGTTCATCGACATAGCGCGCTCGCCCACCACCGACGAAACGCGCCGACGAGCCGTTGTCGGCAATGACGCTGGCCAGATCGAACTTGAATCCCGAAAAGCGCGAGTCGATGATCTCGACCGCCGGCAGCACGTAGTCCGTCGCGTCCAGCACGTCCTGGCGCGTGCAGCCGGGACCGGCCAGCGCCTTCTTCATCACGAATGCCACTTCGCACTCGACGCGCGGATGCACCAGGTCGGACGTCGAGATCGCGGCGTTTTCGGGGCGCGCCATGCGATCGGTGAGGAAGCCGATCGACGGCACACTGACCCCCATCTGCTGCATCTTCGCCTTCGATGTGAGCCCGGCCTTCCAGCCCACCAGCTTGTGGCCCTTGGCGATGAAGCGACGGCGCAGTTCGTTCTGGACCGCATACCCATCACCGATCGTCATGCCGGGATATTCGTCGGTCAGCTTGGGGATGGCGTAGGCCCGGGTCTGCGCGCCTTCGACGCGCTCGCAGAGGCGAACGATGTCCTCGCGGGACAAGGTGATGTTCATGCTCATACCGCACTGCTCCCGGAAAACTTGACGTGACAACTACCGAGGCCGCCCACCGTGCACACCAGCTCGTCGCCATCGACCACCGGCACCAAGGCCGACTGCGAGCCCGACAGGATCAACTCGCCCGCCTTGAACGGGATGCCGAGCTCGCCGAGCGTATTGGCAAGCCAGGCCACGGCGTTCGCCGGCGAACCCTGCACCGCCGCACCGACGCCAGTGGAGAACACCTCGCCATTCTTCTCCAGCACCATGCCGGCGAGGGTGATGTCGAGCTTGCGCGGGTCTCCCTTGGTCTTGCCAAGCACATAGACGCCGCACGACGCGTTGTCTGCCACGGTGTCCTGGATCTTGATGTTCCACGCCGTGACGCGCGAATCGACGATCTCGAAACAGGGCACGACGTAGTCGGTGGCGCGGATTACATCCATCGCGGTGACGCCAGGCCCCTTCAGGTCTTCCTTGAGCACGAAGGCCAGTTCGGCCTCGGCCTTGGGCTGGATCAGGGTGCTCAGGTCGAGCGTGTCGCCTTCCTGATAGACCATGCCCGAGGTCAGCATGCCGAAGTCGGGCTGGTAAACACCGAGGAAGTCCTGCACCGGCTTGCTGGTCGCACCGATCTTCTTGCCGACGATGGTTTCGCCTGCCGCCAGTCGTCGGGCAACGAATCGCTCCTGGATCCGGTACGCATCGGCGATGGTGATGTCGGGTTCGCGCTCACGTAGCGGAGCGACCGTGCGGCGGTCGCGCCAGCACTCGTAAAGCTCGTCGCCGTACTGCTTGATCTTGCTGTCGTCCATGATTCGCCTCAGAGCTTGACGCAGACGTTGCGCGTTTCGGTGTAGAACTCGAGCGAATGCACGCCGCCTTCGCGCCCGATGCCGGACTGTTTCGAGCCGCCGAACGGCGTGCGCAGATCACGAAGGAACCAGCTGTTCACCCAGGTGATGCCAACCTCGATGCGTGCGGCCATGCGGTGACCACGCGCCAGGTTTGTGGTCCAGATGGTGGTCGACAGACCATAGACGTTGTCGTTGGCGAGATTGACCACTTCATCCTCGGAGTCGAAGGGACGGATGTGGCAGCACGGCCCGAAGATCTCCTCGCGCACAACGGCGGCATCGTCAGACAGGCCGGTCCAGATCGTCGGTTGCACCCAGGCCCCATCCGCCAGCTCGCCCGCCATCTCGGGAACCCCACCGCCGGTCACGACGGTTGCGCCCTCCTCCACCGCCTTGCGGTAGTAGGACAGCACCTTCTCGCGATGCTCGTGGCTGATCAGCGGACCGTAGTTCGCGTCGTGATCCTCGGGCCGCCCGTACTTCACCGCCTCGGCCCTGGCCTTAAGCGCCTGCACGAAACGCTCGAAGATCGGCCGCTCGACATAGACGCGCTCGGTACCGAGGCAGACCTGCCCAGTATTGAGGAAGGACGAACGGAAGATGCCTTCCACCGCAGCATCGAAATCGCAGTCGGCGAAGACGATGCCGGCATTCTTGCCGCCCAGTTCGAAGGACACGTCGCGCATGCCTTCCGAGGCTGCCTTCATGATGGCCGTACCAGTTCGGGTTTCGCCGGTGAAGGTGATCGCGTCGACGCCCGGGTGCTGGGTCAGGAACTCACCGGCCGAATCCGGCCCGAAACCGTGCACGACGTTGTACACGCCCTTCGGGATGCCGACCGCGTTCATCACCTCACCCAGCAGCGCCGCCGTCTGCGGCGACTCCTCGGACGGCTTGACCACCACCGTATTGCCGCATGCCAGCGCGGGCCCGACCTTCCAGGTCATCAGCATGAAGGGCGCGTTCCACGGGCAGATGACGCCGATCACCCCCTTCGGCACGCGCATCGCGTAATTCAGCGCGCCGCGCCCGTCCGGCGTCGCCATCTGGAACGACTCGGACGCCACATTCTTGATGACGTCGGCGAACACCTTGAAATTGGCCGCGCCACGCGGAATGAACACATGGCGCATTACATGGCTGGGCTGACCGGTGTCGGCCATCTCGGCGGCAACGAAATCCTCGAAACGCCGCGTGATCTCGTTGGCGACGCCATACAGCAGATCGACACGCTGCTCGGTCGTCAGGCCGCCCCACTCGCCCCGCAGCGCGGCACGCGCTGCCCTGACGGCAGCATCGACCTCAGGACGGCCCGCCTCGGTGACGGAGGCGATGACCCGGTTGTCGAGCGGCGAGCGCTTCTCAAAGCGACGACCGCTAACCGAGGCCTGGTACTCGCCAGCGATGAAGTTTTCTACAAGACGCATGGTCCCCCCACATATGAAGTTGTTAGCCAGTCCGTCCGGGATCTCCGTCGAACACCGCTTGGAATCACCGTGTCACGGGCCCTTGACTGCAGCTTGAGTAAGAGTCTAGAAAAGACACGAAATACCGTCTAATACTTTGTTATCGATTCATTAATACCTATTAGGTATGTATACACGACAAAAAAAGAGGCGCACGCGGCGCCCCGGATCGTGCATCTGCCCTCAGATCGCTTTGAACAAGGGACTCCGGACCTGTTGTGCGTCCGCTGCGGAGATGAACTTCTCGGTGTAGATGTCGCGCTCGAACAAGCGACCCTGCATCAGCGTCGTGATGCACGCCTCGATCATCAAGGGCGGCCCGCACAGATAGGCCTTGTTGCCACGGAAATCATTGTCGAACGCCGCTTTCGCCGCCTCATGCACAAAGCCGCGGAAACCGCTCCAGTCAGACCCCTCCGGCTCGTGCGACAGCGCCGGCACGTAACGGAAGTTGTCGTGCTTCTCGGCCAGCGCGAGAAACTCGTCGTGGTAGTAGAGCTCGCTGCGATTACGCTGCCCATAGACCAGCGTAATGGGCAGTTCGAACCCCTCTTCCAGAAGGTCGAGGATCATCGAACGCGGGCTCGACAGCCCCGAACCGCCGGCCATGAAAACGACGGGCACCTTCGCCGATTTCTTTACGAAGAAGCGACCATAGGGTCCGCTGAGGCGCATCCGATCACCGGCCAGCAGCTTCTCGTGGATGTAAGTCGTGGCTTCACCACCAGGCACGATGCGGATGTTGAGTTCGATCTCGTCGCACTGCGAGGGCACGCTGGCGATCGAGAACGCACGGCTGCCGATTGCGCCCGGCAGTTCGAGGTTGATGTACTGACCGGCCTGAAAGCGGATGCCTTCAGGATCATCGAGCTTGATCCAGACGCCCTTGATCGTCGGCGTCAAGGTCTCGATCCGGCTCACCACGCCATCGAAATCGCGCACCGGCAGATTTTCGGCATCCGGGTCTTCCTCGATCTCGGCTTCGATGACGAGGTCGCTCTCTGCCCGGGCACAACAGGCCAGGCACTTGCCTTCATCCCGCTCGAAATCCATCAGGGCGAAAGTCGAAGCCTCGCCATGATCGATCTCGCCATCGGTCACCTGAATCTTGCAGGTCGCACACAGCCCGTGACAGCAGGCATGCGGCAGATAGATGCCGGCGCGCAGTGCCGCATCGAGAATCGTCTGCCCCTCCTCGATCTCGATGGTCTGGCCAAGCGGCTCGATGGTCAGTTCGTAACTCATCGCTACGCCCTCAGGCCACTTTAAGCAAGGAGTTGAGGCCAGGGGTGTGGAAGCGGATCTGATCCTTGTGTCCGATGCCGTTCTCGGCAAGGCTCTTGGAGAAATCCGGTGTGAAGGGCTTGTTGTCCTTCATCCACTCGACCTTCTTCCAGTCCAGCGCAGCGCTGTCGGGGTCCGGCGCGACAAGCGCCGTCAGCGGCCCATTCACCATCTCGCCGAAGGGCATGTCGATGGGCAGGCACATCATCAGGGACGAGGCAAAGAGCAGGTGGTGATCCCAGCTCGCATAGACGATCTGTTTGCCACCGAAGTGCTCGATGCTATCGCGCGGCACACCGATGTATTCCTTGAGTGCGGTCACAGCCATGATTCAGTCTCCATTTTTTTGGTAACAGCGCGCGCCCATGTCCAGGGCGCGCGCTCTGCCGTCAGATGCGGGTCAGCGGTTCGACGTGGCGAGGTTGCGCCATTCGTTGAAGTGTTTCTGATCCCGCGATCCGTCGTAATCGCCGTTATCCGAGCCATCACGCAGGCCGACCCAGTCCATCCACGCGGGTACGTCACCGCCGAACTCCCTGAACAGCGCCGGCATCGGCAGCCAGGCCTGGATGTACTTCTCCGGCTCGTGCTCGAAGATGTCCTTGCAGCCGTCGGAGCAGAACTGGTACTTCTCGCCCTTGTAGACCGTTTCACGATGGCAGATCATCGTCGGATCGTCGGGCTCGGTAAACACGCTCGGCAACTGGCAGCACTGGCACAGGCGCGCCAGGCCGAAGTTCTTGAACGGCGTACCAGCGGCCTTCAGCTTCTTGATGTGCTCCCAGCGCGGGCGGTAGTACTTGTCGAAGGTGGTCGGATACTTGGCCGACAGCCAGTCCATGTCCTCCTCGGGCGGGATCCAGCTGTGGAAGGACGTGCCGAAGCTCCACTGGTACAAGCCCAGCATGAACTGGTGCGACATGTGGTCGATCGCCTTTTCGGCGTCATCCCAGCCCTTCGGCGGACGGATGCCGTAGCGCGCCAGATCGCGGAACAGCGCGCCGCCGTTCTCCACGCCGTAGATCTCCCAGGCCTCACGCCAGGACATCACGCGCTTGGGCAGCATGTAATCCATCATCGTGCTGACCAGCCCCAGCACGCGGAAGCCGCGCCAGAACCACTTGTCGATCCAGGCCTGCACGATCGGCAGGTTGTCCGGGTCCTGCTCCAGCATGAACTTGATGCACTCCAGGCCCAGCGTCATGTGGCGTGCTTCGTCCGACTGCGCGGAGAAACCGAAGGTCACCGTCGCCATGTCGCCGTTGTAGGCGGCACCGGACATGAAGGGCACGAACAGCAGGTTCGTCAGCACGTACTCGAACGAGAAGCCGATCGCGATCATGAACTCGAACGGCCCGGCAGACATCGCATCGTCGAAGAAGGAACGCGCCACCGAGGTGTACCAGATGCGGTCGCGCGCATCGACGAAGGCATGGAAGCCGTCGTAGTAGCGGTTGTAGTTCGACATCGCATGGATCTGTGTCTGCGCATGGCGGATCTCGTCGATCGCCTGCATCTGACACGCCACCTGCGTGCCGACACCCGGAAACTCACGGCCGGCGCGGGAAAAACCTTTATGGGCGGCGTATTCGCCCGGGCTGATCGCCTGCAGGAAGATCTTCAGCGCCGACAGATAGCGTGCGTCGGTGAGGTTAAGGTGGCCGTTGTTCTGCGCATGGGCGTCGATGATGGCGTAGAACTTGCGCTCCTTCTCGGCCTGGTATTTCCAGTAGGCATCCATCGTCAGGCGGAACGGGTCTTCCCACTTGTCCCAATCGTGAACCTTGATGCCTTCGTACTTGACGTACGGAAACAGCGCATCCTTCGACTGATAGCTCGGCTCCCAGCCCAGATCACGCGTCAGTGCGCGATAGCGCTCTTTCATACCCAGCTTCTTCTTGGCAACTTTCATGTCCATGGTGCGCTCCTCGCTCAGCTGTTCCAGGTCAGGGTCAGCGTGTCTTCGTCTTCGTCCACGTTGCCCGAGAGGGTGATCAGGTTGATTTGCAGTTCCTGAAGATCAAATGCACGCCCGAGTTGCTCCTCGATGGTCTCGCGACGGATCACGAGATGATCGGGCGCATCGATCTTCACCATCGCCGGCTGGCGATTGACGACGGCCTTCGGGTTGTCGATCTCGATGGCATCGATGATCGGACGGGTTTCTTCGTTGGCTTGTAGGGCAATGAATACGGTCGACATTGCGACTCCTCAGAGAGTGATCCCGGTTTTCTGGATGCGCTGCTTGAATGCGTCGACCTGTTCGGCAATGGCGTCATCAGCCTCCTTGCCCAACACCAGCTCGATCACCGGTAGCAAGGCTGAGGTAGCACGGTTGCTCCAATCGTTGATCCAGCCTTGAAGCACTTCGCGGTTGGCGTCGGATTCGGCCGCAGCCACCTTCAACACGGCGTCCACCCACTTGCGCGTTTCGTCGAACCACTCGGCCATGAACTGGGTGAGCATCGCAACGGCGCTCGCGCCCTTGACCGACAGGTAGTCATCGACGATGCGCTCATAGACCAAGGGGTACAGGAGCCCATCGAGCACAACGTTCTGCGCCACGAAGAGCTCGACCGGATCGCGCACCACCATGCTGTCCTCGACGTAGCGGCGCAGGGCCTGCCACGCGGCATCCTCCATCCAGGCCTTCTTCCCCGCTTCCAGCGCCTCGACGTCGCCCAGCAGCAAGCCAAGACGCGACAGGTATTGCGCAATACCCAGGTTGTCCATGGCGTGGTACATGCACGGCTGGGTGAAGGTGGTGCCGAAACCGTAAGCACAGATGAAGGTGTTGTTCTGGTTGGCACCCCAGGCCGCATGGCGCAGCGGGACCAGCAGACGCAAAGCGGCTTCGCGCAGTTCAGGCGCCATCATGTCGCCGAGGCCGCGCGACTCGACGAAATCGAAGTTGGCCTCGGTGGTGTCCTGCTGACGAGCCCGCGTCAGGGTATAGGTGCTGTAGTAGAACTGGCGCGGGTCTTTCAGCGCGTACCAGTCCTTCATCACGATCTTGCTGATGCTGGGGTCGTAGAGCTGCTGCTCCGGATCCCAGGTCGGCAGATAGTGCAGGTTCTCGGCGGCCTGAATGTCGTAGCTCCCCTCCTGGTAGCGCGACGCCGGCTTGTCGCCGAAACGACGCACCAGGTGGTCGAACGCATTGCGCTGAGGCTGGATGCTGACGGTACGAAGATCGATCTGCATGTAAATGTCTCCTTTCACGCCTCCACTGGAGGCGCCCTTCTTACGGTTTATCTGAAGCGCGTGTGGGTCGCGTCTGCGAGCCGCCAGTTGAAGTCGTCCGGCGTCTTCTCCCGATGCTCTTCGCTGTCTGCCGCGAGCATTTCCACCGCATTGGCGGCGCAGAACTCCTCGAAAGCCGCCTTGCTCAGGATCATCTCGACGAACAGCTCAGGCTCGCCAATCGCAAAGTCGAACTCGACAAAGCCATTCGGCCGCTCGCCGGTGACCCGCACGAAGCGGCGGGAGGTGTCGAACTCGCTGGGGGGCGTCGTCGCCCTTTCGGTCGCAGTCATGGCGATACCGCTCAGGTCACGACGGTCAGGAAGGTCTCGTGCAGCTTGCGCTGCGGGTAATCCAGACCCTGGCCGAAGTTGTCGAAGGTCCATGTCAGCGTCTCGTAGTCCGGATAAGGCTGGTAGCCGCCCATGAAGGTCTCGAAGCGGTTACCGGACGGATCCCAGGCGTAGATCGTGCAGCCACGCGTCACACCGTGGCGGGTCGGGCCGATATCGACCGGCACCTTGTTCATCGACATGATGTCGCCCGCGCGCAGCACCTGCTCCCAGGTCTCCATCAGGAAGGAGCAGTGGTGCAGCTTGCCCTTCTCGGGATACTCGGCGAAGGCGATGTCATGCACCTTGTGCGAGCACGACAGCCAGATCGCCGCATTGCCTTGACCATCGGGCGTGAGCACACGCTCGACGAGGTAGAAGCCGAGCACCTCGGTGAAGATCTTCTGCACTTCGGCCACATTCGGGCCGTAGAGCAGGGCATGGTCGAGCCGGACCGGGCCAATGCCATGTTCGCGCTGGGCACACCACGGCGCCGGATTGACCAGATCGATACCGTTACCGACCGCCTTCTTCTCGGCATAGAGTTCGATCAGATGGCCCGAGGGCAGCTCGAAACGCACGCGCTCGCCGGTTTCGAGCAACTCGCCGGCGGGGATCCGCTCGGTCTTGAGCCCGTAGGCCTGAAGATCGGCATCGAGCTTGTCGAGCGTGGCGCGGTCCAGGACGCGGAAGCCAAAGAAGTCGATTCCCGCCGAATCAGCCTGGCGGATGATGTAGCTGTTGTGATCGCGCTCATCCCAGCACTTGAAATACACCCGTCCCTGCGCATCACGCCCGGTTTCCACCAGACCCAATACGTCGCGATAAAACTTCACGCTCTCTTCGAGATCCAGCACGCGAACCTGCGCGTGCCCGGGGCGCAGCACTCCAGTCATTGCCATTGAGGTGTCTCCTGTTTCGACTGTGAAAGTGGGCTGAGCAGACCGTACAAAAGCGTCAAGCATCAACCCTGTTTATTTATCTTTCACATCTACTTATGCAGACGCCGTGCCAGACGCATCAAGCTTTTGTTTTTATTGATTTTTATCAAAAATAGGAACCGCACTCACAAAGCACCACCTTACGTTTTTGTACGGCCCCCGTTTTGTCCTTACAAAACCGTCACGGTGCAGCGCAACACAAACCTCGAGTCGGTCATTCGCACGCATGCTGCACTCGACGCAGAAGCCAGAAATGCAGATGGCCGCGGATCACGCGGCCATCTGCATACAACTCATCGATTCAAGGCGGAGACATTCAGTTGCTCTGCGGTTTTCCCTCGCCGTCGCACTGCTTCAAGCGATAAGCCAACTGGCGACGGGTGATCCCCAGCAGGCGTGCCGCATGGGTCAGGTTGCCACCCGAGCGTTGGACGGCGAGATTCAGCAGCCTCGCCTCGTGCGCTTCAAGGTCGAAGCCTTCCGCACCCAGCAGGGTTTCGCACAGCCGATCGCGGTCTGCCATGACAACATCCCCCACCACACCCTCACGCCCCACCTCCGCACCACTCGTCTCAAGTCCCGGCGCGCCACCGGCAAACAAGTGATCGACCTCGATCTGCCCGCCCGACGGCGCAAGCAATACGCCGCGCTCGATCAGGTTCTCAAGTTCGCGGATGTTGCCCGGCCAGTCATAGGACATCAGCGCCTGCATGGCGCGGTCGGTCAGCCCCTTGATGGTCTTGTGATAGCGGGGCGCGTATTTCTCCAGCATCGACGCCACCAGCAGCGGGATGTCAGGTTTTCTGTCGCGCAGCGGCGGAATGGTCACCGGGTAGGTCGCGAGTCGGTAATAAAGATCCGATCGAAAGCGCCCTTCGGCAATCGCCTGCTGCAGATTGACGTTGGTTGCAGCAACCAGGCGGACGTTCACCTTACGCGTCTTGTCATCGCCCAGCCGCTCCACCTCTCCCGTCTGCAAGACACGCAGCAACTTCACCTGGGCTGCCAGCGATAACTCACCGAGTTCGTCGAGAAAAAGGGTTCCGCCCTCCGCACGCTCAAAGCGACCGGGCCGTGACTGTTGAGCACCGGTATACGCGCCCTTCTGAACGCCAAACAACTCGGACTCGAGCAGATCATGCGGTATGGCCGCACAGTTGACCGCGATGAAAGGCTGGTCACTGCGATCACTGTTGTCATGAAGCCAGCGCGCAAAAACCTCCTTCCCCACGCCCGTTTCACCGAGCAACAAGACGTTGATCGGGCTGCGTGCGGCCTTCGAGAGCAGATCGAAAGCCGCACGGAATCCCCCCGATGCACCGACCAACTTCCCCGGCTCGTGCCGTTCACGCAGTTGCCCGCGCAACTCGACCAGTTCCGCCTCCATCTCCTGCAACTTCCAGTCGAGGTTCTCGGGGTTGAAATGCAACACATAGGGATCGTCACCCCAGGCTTCCACCGGCTTACCGACGATGGCGCACTTGGGGTCTCCCTTGCAGATGCACTGTGTCTCGCGGAAAACGACCGGACGCCGGAAAAATCGGCTGACATAGCCCGAGGCATAGCCGACCAGCGTCCAGCAGGAAGCTTCATGCCCGACGCCGAACTGCTGCATGTGAGACTCTGCCTCCCATGAGCCTTCCCACTCGACCTCGCCGAAGAAACTACCGGCCTCCCAATCGATGTCAGCCTGTGTGATCTCGGCCTTGACCAGCCCTTCGAAGGCGTGGAGTTCGGGGCCGATGCGAAAAACGTCGTAGTTGTCGCCAACCCCGTACAACTTCGAGGCCAAATCGGCATCCTGCTGCCCGCACATGAAGCCCATCCGCAACAACAAGCCTTGTGCCCGTCGCGGGCCGAGCGAATCGAACAGCTCCTTGCGCAAGGCCCCCATCGCCCTTGCGTGCAAAAGCAGCATCCGATTCTCGTCCAGCCAGATCTGGCCTTTGTCGATGTTGAAACGCAACCTCGAGCGCAGGTTGAACTGCTCGATGAGTCGTTGCTCCGCCATGTCTTCGCTCCGCGCCCGACTCTGAAGTGCGCCTGCTCGACGCCAAGTGGACGAGGGGCGCGGGTCGGTCTGTTCATGTGGCGGCACGATCTGCCGCGCCAAGGGCGAAACGTTACGCGACTGACGCCCCGCTGAATAGCGTCACGTCCCGATCATGCACCCGCCCATGTCACGCCGATTGCCGGCCCACCCGCATGTTCATCAGCCGCGAAAAGAGTCTCCGGAAGGCTTCATCCTCCTCGTGCCCGCGACCTATTTGCGCATTCTCGCGAAACGCGCGTTCGAT
This DNA window, taken from Thauera sp. K11, encodes the following:
- a CDS encoding phenol hydroxylase subunit, which produces MTATERATTPPSEFDTSRRFVRVTGERPNGFVEFDFAIGEPELFVEMILSKAAFEEFCAANAVEMLAADSEEHREKTPDDFNWRLADATHTRFR
- a CDS encoding catechol 2,3-dioxygenase, with amino-acid sequence MAMTGVLRPGHAQVRVLDLEESVKFYRDVLGLVETGRDAQGRVYFKCWDERDHNSYIIRQADSAGIDFFGFRVLDRATLDKLDADLQAYGLKTERIPAGELLETGERVRFELPSGHLIELYAEKKAVGNGIDLVNPAPWCAQREHGIGPVRLDHALLYGPNVAEVQKIFTEVLGFYLVERVLTPDGQGNAAIWLSCSHKVHDIAFAEYPEKGKLHHCSFLMETWEQVLRAGDIMSMNKVPVDIGPTRHGVTRGCTIYAWDPSGNRFETFMGGYQPYPDYETLTWTFDNFGQGLDYPQRKLHETFLTVVT
- a CDS encoding sigma-54-dependent Fis family transcriptional regulator; translation: MAEQRLIEQFNLRSRLRFNIDKGQIWLDENRMLLLHARAMGALRKELFDSLGPRRAQGLLLRMGFMCGQQDADLASKLYGVGDNYDVFRIGPELHAFEGLVKAEITQADIDWEAGSFFGEVEWEGSWEAESHMQQFGVGHEASCWTLVGYASGYVSRFFRRPVVFRETQCICKGDPKCAIVGKPVEAWGDDPYVLHFNPENLDWKLQEMEAELVELRGQLRERHEPGKLVGASGGFRAAFDLLSKAARSPINVLLLGETGVGKEVFARWLHDNSDRSDQPFIAVNCAAIPHDLLESELFGVQKGAYTGAQQSRPGRFERAEGGTLFLDELGELSLAAQVKLLRVLQTGEVERLGDDKTRKVNVRLVAATNVNLQQAIAEGRFRSDLYYRLATYPVTIPPLRDRKPDIPLLVASMLEKYAPRYHKTIKGLTDRAMQALMSYDWPGNIRELENLIERGVLLAPSGGQIEVDHLFAGGAPGLETSGAEVGREGVVGDVVMADRDRLCETLLGAEGFDLEAHEARLLNLAVQRSGGNLTHAARLLGITRRQLAYRLKQCDGEGKPQSN